The following coding sequences lie in one Novipirellula aureliae genomic window:
- a CDS encoding dockerin type I domain-containing protein, which produces MQNWRKRKQRSAVARYRRRLTGVEALEDRRMLSWQNPVTAADVNNDGLVSASDALEVINYLSDVGSGPVQNISNIPPPYYDVNGDEVVSASDALSVINYLYDQKLLVSDVLTPFDANEQDLNGPTSWASQYGKTPEIVVSSNGNVLDVLAQDYDPETPWKAVLFRVTPTSTGYAVSQIHADLPMLDRIMGLATDEAGNRYYATGVDEGELVDPDYPPLDTFRNDIVRVVKLDGNGKILFNIDLDTARHQADENALMIVNPMTFASSRLAVGGGEVALLHSTNGDPDPNISGVRHQMARSTRLDADSGDVTRTGTIWVSHSLDQRLIHDSEEMIEMHLGDAFPRSIVISHDYESEWAGIQSESFPLFQIKGSLGENNTRTRLGDIVPIADSNYSHMVLFSTESTSRTDALSGQGGLISGSRNLAIVRFNGDDGGIDPSLPDQLTVTSSGKIYENRLRWLTTYATDSGLHAERPKMVRVGDDRNIVLWEEWEVADSSETFRGVYGMVIDDKGEIIESATLISQDHHLHRGDDAFVLDGQAGWMTGNATDRTLELHLVDTNLNYAMHILK; this is translated from the coding sequence ATGCAAAATTGGCGTAAACGAAAGCAACGATCTGCTGTCGCGAGATACCGTCGCCGTTTGACTGGCGTCGAAGCCTTGGAAGATCGCCGAATGTTGTCTTGGCAAAACCCTGTCACTGCGGCAGACGTCAATAACGATGGCCTTGTCTCTGCATCCGATGCTCTGGAAGTCATCAACTACCTGTCTGACGTCGGGTCAGGTCCAGTGCAAAACATCTCGAACATTCCTCCGCCGTATTACGACGTCAACGGCGATGAGGTTGTTTCTGCCTCAGACGCTCTGAGTGTGATCAATTACCTCTACGATCAGAAACTTTTGGTTTCGGATGTACTCACTCCGTTCGATGCAAACGAACAAGACCTTAATGGCCCGACCAGTTGGGCAAGCCAATACGGCAAGACCCCCGAGATCGTCGTTTCGTCCAACGGCAACGTTCTGGATGTACTGGCCCAGGACTACGATCCTGAAACACCTTGGAAAGCGGTTCTGTTCCGCGTCACGCCCACTTCGACCGGCTATGCGGTGAGTCAAATCCACGCTGATCTGCCGATGCTCGACCGGATCATGGGGTTGGCAACCGACGAGGCCGGGAATCGCTACTATGCCACTGGCGTCGACGAAGGCGAGTTGGTCGATCCGGATTATCCGCCGTTGGATACGTTCCGAAATGACATCGTGCGAGTCGTCAAGTTGGACGGCAACGGCAAGATTCTGTTCAACATTGATTTGGACACCGCTCGCCATCAGGCCGATGAGAATGCTCTGATGATCGTCAACCCGATGACTTTCGCGAGTTCACGACTCGCCGTCGGTGGCGGAGAAGTCGCTCTGCTGCATAGCACCAACGGTGATCCCGATCCGAACATTTCTGGCGTTCGTCATCAGATGGCTAGGTCCACACGGCTTGATGCGGACAGTGGTGATGTGACGCGCACCGGTACGATTTGGGTCAGTCACTCCTTGGATCAACGTTTAATTCATGATAGCGAGGAAATGATTGAGATGCATCTTGGCGACGCGTTTCCTCGCTCAATCGTCATCTCCCACGATTACGAATCGGAGTGGGCAGGAATCCAAAGCGAATCGTTTCCACTCTTTCAAATCAAAGGGAGCCTGGGAGAAAACAACACGCGGACAAGGCTTGGGGACATCGTACCGATTGCGGATTCTAACTACAGTCACATGGTGCTGTTTTCGACCGAGAGTACCAGCCGAACCGATGCACTGTCGGGCCAAGGGGGACTGATTAGCGGGTCGCGAAACTTGGCCATCGTCCGATTCAATGGAGACGATGGGGGTATTGACCCAAGCCTTCCCGATCAATTGACGGTAACTTCGAGCGGCAAAATTTACGAGAATCGGCTTCGCTGGCTCACCACCTATGCTACTGATTCTGGTTTACATGCAGAGCGGCCGAAAATGGTGCGTGTGGGTGACGATCGGAATATCGTCTTATGGGAAGAGTGGGAAGTTGCTGATTCGAGTGAAACATTTCGCGGTGTCTACGGCATGGTCATTGATGACAAAGGAGAGATCATAGAATCAGCGACACTGATTTCGCAAGACCACCACTTACATCGCGGGGATGACGCTTTCGTATTGGATGGCCAAGCTGGTTGGATGACCGGAAATGCAACGGATCGCACGCTTGAATTACATCTAGTCGATACAAATCTGAACTACGCGATGCACATACTGAAGTGA
- a CDS encoding HNH endonuclease — protein sequence MVSNDIQQQVMLRAGNRCEYCQMHQSMQGATFHVEHIVPRSAGGSDDIGNLAWACPSCNLHKAGCIAVELVGMIGQITLYNPRRDRWSDHFQWEDFVLVARSDIGRATLGRLNLNHERRLKIRQAEQLFELFPHEVL from the coding sequence TTGGTTTCAAACGACATTCAACAGCAAGTCATGCTGCGCGCCGGCAACCGTTGTGAGTACTGTCAGATGCATCAGAGTATGCAGGGTGCCACTTTTCATGTTGAGCATATCGTGCCCCGCTCGGCTGGTGGCTCTGACGACATTGGAAACCTCGCATGGGCTTGTCCGAGTTGCAACCTTCACAAAGCGGGTTGTATTGCCGTTGAATTGGTGGGGATGATTGGCCAAATTACACTTTACAATCCACGTCGAGATCGCTGGTCCGACCATTTCCAATGGGAGGACTTCGTTCTTGTTGCTAGGTCGGACATTGGCCGGGCAACGCTCGGCAGGCTTAACCTGAACCATGAACGACGATTGAAAATCCGCCAAGCAGAGCAACTATTTGAGCTTTTTCCGCATGAGGTTTTATGA